In Trichocoleus desertorum ATA4-8-CV12, the following proteins share a genomic window:
- a CDS encoding acyl-CoA thioesterase: MSESKQIQPQVPASGAIQSPPLFAAGSWFEYPVRVHPNHTDYAGAVWHGAYVAWMEEARIECLRAIGIDYADLVALGCDLPVVDLSVRYHRGLRLGMSAIVKARMADVDGVRINWDYQIQSPDGAELYLTARVILVAVDREKGKIMRRLPPAVKDALARLVSAS, translated from the coding sequence GTGTCGGAAAGTAAACAAATACAACCTCAAGTCCCTGCTTCGGGAGCCATTCAAAGCCCACCGTTGTTTGCAGCGGGAAGTTGGTTTGAGTACCCGGTGCGGGTTCATCCTAACCATACTGACTATGCAGGAGCCGTTTGGCACGGTGCCTATGTAGCTTGGATGGAAGAAGCTCGAATTGAATGTCTACGCGCGATCGGCATTGACTATGCTGACCTAGTCGCGTTGGGTTGTGATTTACCTGTAGTGGATCTGTCGGTGCGTTACCACCGAGGTCTGCGCTTAGGGATGTCGGCGATCGTAAAAGCTCGGATGGCCGATGTCGATGGAGTGCGAATTAACTGGGATTACCAGATTCAATCTCCGGATGGCGCAGAACTGTACCTGACAGCGCGGGTGATCTTAGTAGCGGTTGACCGGGAAAAAGGCAAGATTATGCGAAGACTCCCGCCTGCTGTGAAGGATGCCTTAGCCCGCTTAGTGAGTGCCAGTTAA
- a CDS encoding universal stress protein has protein sequence MIERILLADSGNGHSEEMLKALMAIPSMQRASVTVLHVVQPQITAESMAAKREQGQQLLESAVQSLHLDSGHVTTILREGNPKDEVCRVADEIDADLVIMGSRGLKRLEAILEDSVSQYVFQASSRPMLFVKDDVYVKQIHRVMVAMDNSDSAKKSLDLAMFLLRDVKGGQLLLTHVNPKKERSGVAMQNPEQDPVLAPAVAAAKKWGIAYRCISTSGKPGEEICRLAEEMSVDLLMLGSPDRRPMIGKTLPDLDRLLGGSLSDYVRVYANCPVLLERTVG, from the coding sequence ATGATTGAGAGAATTCTGCTAGCTGACTCCGGAAATGGACACTCTGAAGAGATGCTCAAGGCTTTAATGGCCATTCCGTCCATGCAACGGGCATCCGTTACAGTTCTCCACGTAGTGCAGCCCCAAATTACGGCTGAATCAATGGCTGCAAAGCGAGAGCAAGGCCAGCAGCTTTTAGAGTCGGCTGTGCAATCCCTGCACCTTGATTCGGGCCATGTTACGACGATTCTACGGGAAGGCAATCCTAAGGATGAAGTCTGCCGCGTCGCTGATGAGATTGATGCCGATCTCGTCATTATGGGTTCCCGTGGCCTCAAGCGTCTAGAGGCAATTTTAGAAGACTCTGTCAGCCAGTATGTGTTCCAAGCTTCTTCTCGTCCCATGTTGTTTGTGAAGGACGACGTTTATGTGAAGCAAATCCATCGAGTTATGGTCGCGATGGATAACTCTGATTCAGCTAAAAAGTCACTCGACTTAGCCATGTTCTTGCTACGAGATGTGAAGGGTGGACAGCTACTCCTGACTCACGTCAATCCCAAGAAGGAACGATCAGGCGTAGCCATGCAAAATCCAGAGCAAGATCCTGTCTTGGCTCCTGCGGTGGCAGCAGCGAAAAAGTGGGGCATTGCCTACCGTTGCATTTCCACAAGTGGTAAGCCTGGAGAAGAAATCTGTCGCTTGGCAGAAGAGATGAGCGTTGACCTGCTAATGCTCGGCTCTCCCGATCGCCGTCCCATGATCGGCAAAACCTTGCCCGATCTCGATCGTCTCCTCGGCGGCTCCCTATCAGATTACGTCCGAGTTTATGCCAACTGCCCTGTACTGCTAGAGCGGACAGTAGGTTAA
- a CDS encoding site-specific DNA-methyltransferase has product MAERIRAARNRTLTLTEAERSHYPSQLLQLSGPVTAEAILNQTICQDLFQVLDWLPEQFVDLLVIDPPYNLTKQFNQQWVKQRSLEDYSDWVDSWLSRLVRVLKPTASVYLCGDWQSSLALYAIASRYFTVRNRITWEREKGRGAKANWKNCAEDIWFCTVSKDYYFDAEAVQLKRQVRAPYTDGAGQPKDWQNTAEGNFRLTAASNLWTDMTVPFWSMPENTDHPTQKPEKLIAKIILASSPMGAVVLDPFLGSGTTSVVAKKLDRQFVGIELDEYYACLALKRLALAESDRHIQGYCDRVFWERNTLPHQRTLLKRRFLSQP; this is encoded by the coding sequence GTGGCAGAAAGAATCAGAGCAGCTCGAAATCGTACCCTGACGTTGACAGAGGCAGAGCGATCGCATTACCCATCCCAACTGTTACAGCTATCTGGCCCAGTTACTGCTGAGGCGATCCTCAACCAAACGATTTGCCAAGATTTGTTCCAAGTTTTGGATTGGCTCCCAGAGCAGTTTGTCGATTTGCTGGTTATAGACCCTCCTTATAACCTCACCAAACAGTTCAATCAACAATGGGTAAAGCAGCGATCGCTCGAAGACTACAGCGATTGGGTGGATAGTTGGCTGTCTCGCCTAGTACGGGTACTAAAGCCCACGGCCTCGGTTTATCTCTGTGGTGACTGGCAATCTTCCCTCGCCCTCTACGCGATCGCCTCGCGTTATTTTACGGTGCGTAATCGCATCACGTGGGAACGTGAAAAAGGTCGGGGAGCTAAAGCCAATTGGAAAAACTGTGCCGAAGATATTTGGTTTTGTACTGTCTCAAAAGACTACTACTTCGATGCTGAGGCAGTGCAATTAAAACGCCAAGTTCGGGCTCCTTACACCGATGGGGCAGGGCAACCCAAAGATTGGCAAAATACCGCAGAAGGTAACTTTCGCCTCACAGCCGCTTCTAACCTCTGGACGGATATGACTGTGCCCTTCTGGTCTATGCCCGAAAACACCGATCACCCTACCCAAAAACCAGAGAAGCTAATCGCCAAAATTATTCTGGCTAGCTCACCCATGGGTGCTGTCGTCCTCGATCCATTTCTCGGTTCAGGGACTACTTCTGTGGTTGCTAAAAAGTTAGATCGGCAGTTTGTCGGGATTGAACTAGACGAGTACTATGCTTGCCTAGCGCTAAAACGTCTAGCCCTAGCAGAGAGCGATCGCCACATTCAAGGCTACTGCGATCGTGTTTTTTGGGAACGCAACACATTGCCCCACCAAAGAACATTGCTCAAACGTAGATTTTTATCTCAGCCATAG
- a CDS encoding photosystem II reaction center protein M has translation MEVNELGFVASILFVLVPTVFLLILYIQTASRQSADQDK, from the coding sequence ATGGAAGTTAATGAGCTAGGATTTGTCGCAAGTATTTTGTTTGTGTTGGTTCCAACTGTATTTTTGCTGATTCTTTATATCCAAACTGCTAGCCGCCAATCAGCAGACCAAGACAAATAG
- a CDS encoding (2Fe-2S)-binding protein, producing the protein MGNIKFVKENKEVIAADGANLRFKAIENGIDVYTLIGKMTNCGGYGQCGTCIVEVVEGLDNLSPRTEVEDRKLKKKPDNYRLACQALVNGPVSVNTKPKSR; encoded by the coding sequence ATGGGAAATATTAAGTTCGTCAAAGAAAATAAAGAGGTGATCGCAGCAGATGGGGCCAACTTGAGGTTTAAGGCGATCGAGAATGGGATTGATGTTTATACCCTCATTGGCAAAATGACGAACTGTGGCGGGTATGGCCAATGTGGTACCTGCATTGTTGAGGTTGTGGAAGGTCTTGATAATCTTTCTCCTCGGACTGAGGTTGAGGATCGTAAACTCAAGAAAAAGCCTGACAACTATCGGTTAGCTTGCCAAGCCTTGGTGAATGGGCCTGTGAGCGTAAACACTAAACCTAAGAGCCGTTGA
- the psbB gene encoding photosystem II chlorophyll-binding protein CP47 → MGLPWYRVHTVVLNDPGRLISVHLMHTALVAGWAGSMALYELAIFDPSDPVLNPMWRQGMFVLPFMTRLGVTQSWGGWSIAGEAAANPGIWSFEGVAAAHIILSGLLFLAACWHWVYWDLELFRDPRTGEPALDLPKMFGIHLFLSGLLCFGFGAFHLSGLFGPGMWVSDPYGITGSVQAVAPEWGPAGFNPFNPGGIVAHHIAAGTVGIIAGLFHLSVRPPERLYRALRMGNIETVLSSSIAAVFFAAFVVAGTMWYGNAATPIELFGPTRYQWDQGYFYQEINRRVEASVAGGGSLEAAWSEIPEKLAFYDYVGNNPAKGGLFRTGPMNKGDGIAQTWLGHPVFKDSEGRELFVRRIPNFFENFPVVLIDSEGIVRADIPFRRAESKYSFEQTGVTVSLYGGELDGKTFDDPATVKRYARAAQLGEPFQFDRETLNSDGVFRTSTRGWFTFGHAVFALLFFFGHIWHGSRTLFRDVFAGVEADLEEQVEWGLFQKVGDKSSRRKEAV, encoded by the coding sequence ATGGGACTACCCTGGTACCGAGTACACACAGTCGTTCTGAATGATCCAGGGCGGCTGATTTCTGTACACCTAATGCACACTGCCCTTGTGGCAGGCTGGGCCGGTTCAATGGCGTTGTATGAACTGGCTATTTTTGATCCTAGCGACCCCGTCCTGAATCCCATGTGGCGTCAGGGCATGTTCGTTCTACCCTTCATGACTCGTTTGGGCGTCACCCAATCTTGGGGTGGCTGGAGCATTGCAGGTGAAGCAGCTGCCAATCCTGGTATCTGGTCATTTGAAGGTGTTGCAGCTGCTCACATTATCCTTTCCGGTCTACTATTCCTCGCTGCCTGCTGGCACTGGGTTTATTGGGATCTAGAACTGTTTAGAGATCCTCGGACTGGCGAGCCTGCTCTCGACTTGCCAAAAATGTTTGGCATTCACTTGTTCTTGTCTGGTCTACTCTGCTTTGGCTTTGGTGCATTCCACCTGTCAGGCTTGTTTGGACCCGGAATGTGGGTTTCCGACCCCTATGGTATAACAGGCAGTGTTCAGGCTGTGGCTCCAGAATGGGGACCTGCTGGATTTAACCCCTTCAACCCTGGTGGGATTGTGGCTCACCACATTGCAGCTGGAACGGTTGGCATTATTGCTGGTTTATTCCACCTCAGTGTCCGTCCTCCTGAGCGTCTCTACAGAGCGTTGCGGATGGGTAACATTGAGACTGTTCTCTCTAGCAGTATTGCGGCTGTCTTCTTTGCTGCTTTTGTGGTTGCAGGCACGATGTGGTACGGCAACGCTGCTACCCCCATCGAATTGTTTGGCCCCACTCGCTATCAGTGGGACCAAGGTTACTTTTATCAAGAAATCAACCGTCGTGTTGAAGCCAGTGTTGCTGGAGGCGGCAGTCTCGAAGCAGCTTGGTCGGAGATTCCTGAGAAGCTAGCGTTCTACGACTATGTCGGCAACAACCCTGCGAAGGGTGGTTTGTTCCGTACTGGTCCCATGAACAAAGGTGACGGGATTGCTCAAACTTGGCTAGGCCACCCTGTCTTCAAAGATTCTGAAGGTCGCGAGCTGTTTGTTCGTCGTATCCCCAACTTCTTTGAGAACTTCCCCGTTGTCTTGATTGATAGCGAAGGAATAGTTCGGGCAGACATTCCCTTCCGTCGGGCTGAATCTAAATACAGCTTTGAGCAGACTGGAGTGACTGTTAGCCTGTACGGTGGCGAACTCGATGGCAAAACCTTCGATGATCCTGCAACTGTGAAGCGCTATGCTCGTGCAGCTCAGTTGGGCGAACCCTTCCAGTTCGATCGCGAAACTTTGAACTCTGACGGGGTATTCCGGACTAGCACTCGTGGTTGGTTTACCTTCGGACATGCTGTATTTGCACTCTTGTTCTTCTTCGGCCACATCTGGCACGGTTCTCGGACTCTGTTCCGCGACGTGTTTGCTGGGGTTGAGGCCGACCTAGAGGAGCAAGTTGAGTGGGGTCTGTTCCAGAAAGTGGGTGACAAGAGCAGCCGCCGGAAGGAAGCTGTTTAA
- a CDS encoding photosystem II reaction center protein T, with protein MEAIAYILILTLAIGVLFFAIAFREPPRIGK; from the coding sequence ATGGAAGCCATTGCTTACATTTTGATTTTGACTTTGGCGATCGGAGTGCTGTTCTTTGCAATTGCCTTCCGCGAACCTCCTCGGATTGGTAAATAG
- the nrdR gene encoding transcriptional regulator NrdR, with protein MRCPFCQHPDNRVLESRSAEASQSVRRRRECLKCNRRFTTYERIEYVPIAIIKRDGDRESFDRSKLLRGVVRACEKTGISSDRLEALVDEIEAELQQRAVREVPSTEIGELVLQRLQFLSEVAYIRFASVYRQFRGIRDFIDTLNHLQGCLDQGESISKAAEDRIDAGASADAEPEQETPASFVTHS; from the coding sequence ATGCGGTGTCCCTTCTGCCAGCACCCCGATAATCGCGTTCTTGAGTCTCGCTCTGCGGAGGCGAGCCAAAGTGTGCGACGGCGACGGGAATGCTTGAAGTGTAACCGCCGCTTTACCACTTACGAGCGAATTGAGTATGTGCCGATCGCAATCATTAAGCGAGATGGCGATCGCGAATCATTTGACCGTTCCAAGCTGCTTCGAGGAGTTGTGCGGGCTTGCGAAAAAACAGGCATCAGCTCAGACCGATTAGAAGCCTTAGTCGATGAAATTGAAGCTGAACTACAGCAAAGAGCGGTACGCGAGGTACCAAGCACCGAGATTGGTGAATTAGTATTGCAGCGCCTACAGTTTCTGAGTGAAGTTGCTTATATTCGATTTGCCTCGGTCTACCGTCAGTTTCGTGGCATTCGAGACTTCATTGATACCCTTAATCATCTGCAAGGATGTCTTGACCAAGGAGAGAGTATTAGTAAAGCTGCCGAGGACAGAATAGATGCCGGAGCTAGCGCTGATGCAGAACCTGAGCAAGAAACACCTGCTTCCTTTGTGACCCATTCCTAA
- a CDS encoding 30S ribosomal protein S1, protein MVNQETTAKDIGFTHDDFAALLDKYDYHFSPGDVVAGTVFSLEPRGALIDIGAKTAAYIPIQEMSINRIDAPEEVLQSNETREFFILTDENEDGQLTLSIRRIEYMRAWERVRQLQAEDATVRSSVFATNRGGALVRIEGLRGFIPGSHISTRKPKEELVGEELPLKFLEVDEDRNRLVLSHRRALVERKMNRLEVGEVVIGTVRGIKPYGAFIDIGGVSGLLHISEISHDHIDTPHSVFNVNDEVKVMIIDLDAERGRISLSTKQLEPEPGDMVKNPQVVYEKAEEMAAKYREQLRAQQEGVTAEEPPAAVEEVAEDVVEAAVPEEVLEEQPSAVEI, encoded by the coding sequence ATGGTCAATCAGGAAACAACGGCTAAGGACATTGGCTTTACTCACGACGATTTTGCAGCCCTACTCGACAAATACGATTATCATTTCAGCCCCGGCGATGTGGTCGCCGGCACAGTATTCAGCTTGGAGCCGAGGGGCGCTCTGATTGACATCGGTGCTAAGACGGCTGCTTATATTCCGATTCAGGAGATGTCGATTAATCGCATTGATGCTCCCGAAGAGGTACTCCAGTCAAACGAAACTCGTGAATTTTTCATTTTGACGGATGAAAACGAAGATGGACAGTTAACTCTGTCTATTCGTCGAATTGAATATATGCGAGCTTGGGAGCGGGTCCGTCAGTTGCAAGCAGAAGATGCGACGGTTCGTTCTAGTGTATTTGCGACTAACCGAGGGGGGGCGCTGGTCAGAATTGAGGGATTGCGCGGCTTTATTCCTGGTTCTCACATCAGTACTCGTAAGCCTAAAGAAGAACTGGTTGGCGAAGAGCTACCTTTAAAATTCTTAGAAGTAGACGAAGATCGTAACCGCTTAGTCCTCAGTCATCGTCGCGCTTTGGTTGAGCGTAAGATGAATCGCCTGGAAGTGGGTGAGGTGGTCATTGGTACTGTGCGCGGTATTAAGCCTTATGGTGCATTTATCGATATCGGTGGTGTGAGCGGTCTGTTGCACATCTCTGAAATTTCTCATGATCACATTGACACACCTCACAGTGTTTTCAACGTCAATGATGAAGTGAAGGTTATGATCATTGACTTGGATGCTGAGCGCGGTCGGATTTCTCTCTCTACCAAGCAATTGGAACCAGAACCCGGCGACATGGTGAAGAATCCTCAAGTTGTCTATGAAAAGGCAGAGGAAATGGCGGCTAAGTACCGTGAGCAACTCCGGGCTCAGCAAGAGGGCGTGACCGCTGAAGAGCCTCCTGCGGCAGTTGAGGAAGTTGCTGAGGACGTGGTAGAAGCAGCAGTTCCTGAAGAAGTGCTAGAAGAGCAACCTTCGGCTGTAGAAATCTAG
- a CDS encoding HAD-IA family hydrolase, giving the protein MAIARCQHLTFTNIEAVVFDKDGTLANSESFLSKLGQTRSHLLNLEVPGIEASLLRMFGLVGDRLNPAGALAVGSRRENEIAAAAYVAATGRDWVQSLAIVQAAFKSADEYFQRKADYTAVYPGALPLLRSLKAVGVKTAILSSDSITNVQDFAQKYELEAYFDLLMGTEAGLTKPDPKLLQQVCVALEVAPATTLVVGDSSADLVMARAAGAAGGIGVTWGWAESFDLPDADVAIARWDEIEVLSVN; this is encoded by the coding sequence TTGGCGATCGCGCGCTGCCAGCACTTAACTTTTACTAATATTGAAGCGGTGGTTTTTGACAAAGACGGCACCCTAGCAAATTCGGAATCTTTTTTAAGCAAGTTAGGTCAGACGCGATCGCACCTCCTCAATCTCGAAGTTCCAGGCATAGAAGCATCGCTGTTGCGAATGTTTGGTTTAGTAGGCGATCGCCTCAACCCCGCTGGAGCTTTAGCAGTGGGCAGTCGCCGCGAGAACGAAATTGCTGCTGCCGCTTATGTTGCGGCTACGGGTCGAGATTGGGTGCAGTCATTGGCGATCGTTCAAGCAGCCTTCAAATCAGCGGATGAATATTTTCAGCGCAAGGCTGACTACACAGCAGTTTATCCAGGTGCATTACCTCTGTTGCGATCGCTCAAAGCTGTCGGTGTGAAGACGGCCATTCTCTCCTCCGATAGCATCACTAATGTCCAAGACTTTGCTCAAAAATATGAGTTGGAAGCTTATTTTGACTTACTGATGGGCACCGAAGCAGGACTCACAAAACCTGACCCTAAATTGCTGCAACAAGTTTGTGTCGCGCTGGAAGTAGCCCCTGCCACAACACTCGTAGTGGGTGATTCTAGTGCGGATTTAGTCATGGCCCGGGCAGCAGGAGCAGCGGGTGGAATTGGGGTAACCTGGGGATGGGCTGAATCCTTTGATTTACCAGATGCAGATGTCGCGATCGCACGATGGGACGAAATTGAAGTGTTGAGCGTAAACTGA
- the metK gene encoding methionine adenosyltransferase: MSRRYLFTSESVTEGHPDKICDQISDTILDALLAQDPTSRVAAEVVVNTGLVLITGEITSRANVNYIELARQKIAEIGYTGAENGFCSNSCSVLVALDRQSPDIAQGVNAAQERREESSTEDLDVTGAGDQGIMFGFACNETPELMPLPISLAHRIARRLATVRKTGQLSYLRPDGKTQVTVAYEDGRPVGIDTILVSTQHTATIGDLTDEVAVQAKIKEDLWSLVVQPIFADISVEPDENTRFLVNPTGKFVIGGPQGDSGLTGRKIIVDTYGGYSRHGGGAFSGKDPTKVDRSAAYACRYVAKNIVAAGLAEKCEVQLSYAIGVARPVSIMLETFGTGKVDDEKLLELVQQHFELRPAGIIKAFNLQKLPSERGGRFYQDVAAYGHLGRTDLELPWEKTDKAELLKEALTLSSALA; encoded by the coding sequence TTGTCTCGTCGCTACCTTTTTACATCTGAATCAGTTACAGAAGGCCATCCCGATAAAATTTGTGACCAAATCTCGGACACCATTTTAGATGCTCTCTTGGCTCAGGACCCCACTAGCCGAGTTGCTGCTGAGGTGGTTGTCAACACAGGTTTGGTTTTGATTACTGGCGAAATCACTTCCAGAGCTAATGTCAACTACATTGAACTAGCTCGCCAGAAAATTGCCGAGATTGGATACACAGGTGCCGAGAACGGCTTCTGTTCTAATAGCTGCTCCGTCTTAGTAGCTTTAGATAGGCAATCCCCCGACATCGCTCAGGGTGTGAATGCGGCACAGGAGCGCCGTGAAGAGTCCAGCACAGAAGACCTGGATGTCACCGGAGCAGGCGACCAAGGTATTATGTTTGGTTTTGCTTGCAACGAAACTCCCGAACTGATGCCCTTGCCGATCAGTCTGGCCCACCGAATTGCCCGCCGTTTAGCAACCGTTAGGAAAACTGGGCAACTGTCTTACTTACGCCCAGACGGTAAAACTCAGGTCACGGTCGCTTACGAAGATGGCCGTCCGGTTGGCATCGATACTATTTTGGTTTCCACGCAGCATACGGCAACTATTGGCGATCTCACCGATGAAGTTGCGGTACAAGCCAAGATCAAGGAAGATTTGTGGTCTTTGGTCGTACAGCCTATCTTTGCAGATATTTCTGTAGAGCCCGATGAAAACACCCGTTTCCTCGTGAATCCTACAGGCAAGTTTGTGATTGGTGGCCCTCAGGGTGACTCTGGTCTGACGGGACGCAAAATTATTGTGGATACCTATGGAGGTTACTCTCGTCACGGTGGCGGTGCTTTCTCTGGAAAAGACCCCACCAAAGTAGATCGCAGTGCTGCTTATGCTTGCCGTTATGTCGCTAAAAACATCGTGGCGGCTGGACTAGCGGAGAAGTGTGAAGTGCAGTTGAGCTATGCCATTGGTGTGGCTCGCCCGGTCAGCATCATGCTGGAGACTTTTGGTACGGGTAAGGTCGATGATGAGAAACTCCTAGAGCTAGTGCAACAGCATTTTGAGTTGCGCCCAGCGGGTATCATCAAAGCCTTTAACTTACAAAAACTCCCAAGCGAACGGGGTGGCCGTTTCTATCAGGATGTAGCTGCTTATGGTCACCTGGGCCGCACTGACCTAGAGTTGCCTTGGGAGAAAACCGATAAGGCGGAGCTCCTAAAGGAAGCTCTTACCCTGTCTAGCGCTTTAGCTTAA
- a CDS encoding SIMPL domain-containing protein (The SIMPL domain is named for its presence in mouse protein SIMPL (signalling molecule that associates with mouse pelle-like kinase). Bacterial member BP26, from Brucella, was shown to assemble into a channel-like structure, while YggE from E. coli has been associated with resistance to oxidative stress.) encodes MNCAPLSRFVRARNQYLRAAFLLLGLIGLSACQAPSNTNPLTRTLMVSGKGEVNIPTTLTQVQLGVEVQNQTAEAVQQQVAQRSQAVVKLLQSRQVEKLETTGIRLNPQYSYKDGEQSIKGYSGANIVSFQMPTDKVGTLLDDAVKAGATRIDSVSFAASDEAIATAQQDAIREATDKAKTQVSSALGALGLQQREIVNVQVMGANQMPPPMPMAIAGELTQNAKVPTPIIGGEQEVAAIVTLQVRY; translated from the coding sequence ATGAACTGTGCCCCTCTAAGTCGTTTTGTTAGAGCCAGAAATCAGTATTTAAGAGCTGCATTCCTGTTACTGGGTCTCATTGGCCTAAGCGCTTGTCAAGCCCCGTCAAACACCAACCCACTCACCAGAACCTTAATGGTTTCGGGTAAAGGTGAGGTCAATATTCCAACAACTCTAACCCAAGTACAACTGGGGGTAGAAGTCCAGAATCAGACGGCTGAGGCTGTGCAACAACAAGTGGCGCAGCGATCGCAAGCTGTGGTCAAGCTCCTCCAGTCTCGCCAAGTCGAAAAGCTGGAAACTACTGGGATTCGGCTCAATCCTCAATACAGCTACAAAGATGGAGAACAGAGCATCAAAGGCTATTCAGGGGCAAATATAGTCAGCTTCCAGATGCCAACAGACAAAGTTGGCACCTTACTAGATGATGCTGTCAAAGCAGGCGCAACCCGGATTGATAGCGTTTCCTTTGCTGCCTCCGACGAAGCGATCGCCACAGCGCAACAAGATGCAATTCGGGAAGCAACCGACAAAGCTAAAACTCAAGTGAGTTCGGCTCTAGGAGCGTTAGGGCTGCAACAGCGAGAAATTGTCAACGTTCAAGTAATGGGTGCTAACCAAATGCCCCCGCCAATGCCAATGGCGATCGCGGGAGAATTAACTCAAAATGCTAAAGTGCCTACGCCCATAATCGGCGGAGAACAAGAAGTCGCGGCAATTGTGACACTACAAGTCCGTTACTAG
- a CDS encoding iron-sulfur cluster assembly accessory protein → MTQATQSQQGILLTENGLRQVLSLREKQGKDLCLRVGVRNGGCSGMSYLMDFADPKDIREDDDVFDYDGFKVICDRKSLLYLYGLVLDYNDALIGGGFQFTNPNASQTCGCGKSFSA, encoded by the coding sequence ATGACACAAGCAACTCAGTCTCAACAAGGAATTTTGCTAACTGAAAATGGCCTCCGTCAAGTGCTTTCCCTGCGAGAAAAGCAAGGTAAAGACCTTTGCCTCCGGGTAGGAGTCCGTAACGGAGGTTGTTCGGGCATGTCCTACCTAATGGATTTTGCAGATCCCAAAGATATTCGCGAAGACGATGATGTGTTTGACTATGACGGTTTTAAGGTCATCTGCGATCGCAAGAGCTTGCTTTATCTCTATGGCTTAGTGCTGGATTACAATGATGCCTTAATTGGTGGTGGCTTCCAATTCACCAATCCCAACGCTTCTCAAACTTGTGGTTGCGGGAAGTCATTCTCGGCTTGA